A region of the bacterium genome:
GGCTTCTAGGGCTTGAGCTACGTTTTGAACACCTCTGACATTAATTGGAAGATTGCCGTTAAGGCGTTCGAGGTTGCGGCGGGGAACGATGGCTTTATCAAAACCCATTCTTGCAGCCTCGCGTAAGCGTCGCTCAACGTGATTAACTGCCCGCACCTCACCGCCAAGGCCCACCTCACCAAAAACCACTGTCGTAGGCTCAAGCGTCTGGTCGCGCATGCTCGATGCGATACTTACCAACGCGGCCAAATCTACAGCCGGTTCAACCACTTTTATTCCACCAGCGATATTTACGAACACATCATGAGTTCCCAAGCGAAAACCCAAACGCTTCTCCAACACAGCCATCACCAAGCTTAAACGGTTGTAATCTACGCCGCTCACAACACGTCTGGGATTGTTGAGATAAGTGGGAGTGGTCAAGGCTTGCACTTCTGCCAAAAGGCTACGGGAGCCTTCCATCGCGGCAACCACTGCAGAACCTGGGGAATCGGTTGGTCTTTCGGCAAGAAGCATTGCCGAGGCATTCTCGACTGGCTCCAGACCCTGCTCGCGCATCTCAAAGACTCCGATTTCATCCGTTGGCCCAAACCGGTTTTTTACTGCCCGCAAGACCCTAAATGCGCCCTGATTATCTCCCTCAAAGAATAGCACCGTATCCACCAGGTGTTCCAACACCCGCGGGCCGGCTATCGCACCCTCTTTAGTCACATGGCCGACTAAGAAAATAGGAATGCTATCGGCCTTCGCCAATCGCTGTAATGCCGTTGCGCAACCTCTCACCTGTGAAACTGAAGCGGGTGCTGATTCCATCTCGGCATCATAGGTGCTCTGGATTGAGTCGATGACCACTAACTGCGGCTTGGCATAATCGATAAGGCCAATAATGGCGCTTAACTCGGTTTCGGAAGCAACCATCATGTCTTTGGAGACAATGCCTAATCTCTGAGCGCGGATTTTGACTTGTCTGACCGACTCCTCGCCTGAAATATAAAGCGATGGGCCGATTACACTGCTAAAAAGATTAGCAACTTGAGTTAGTAGAGTGCTTTTGCCGATACCGGGGTCGCCGCCGATAAGCATAATCGCGCCGGGAACGATGCCGCCCCCTAAAACTCGGTCGAACTCATCGATGCCGGACAGCCATCTTGTTTGGTCTTCCTCTGAAATGTCGGCAATTGATGACGGCAGCGAAGTAGCGGAGGGTCGAGCGCCGGCTTTGGAGACGGGCGACGCGGTGATGACTTCCTCAACTAAAGTATTCCACCCCTCGCATCCCTGACACTTCCCAAGCCATTTCGCGGTCTCAAAGCCGCAGGATTGACATACGAATCGCGTCTGTTTTTTCACGTCTGTGTTACCTTCTCAGCTTAGACTAAAAGTAGACAACTGTATAGGTTATTATACCCGTTATGCTAAATTATTCAACGCCTGCTCTATCCACTCCTGAACCAATATTTTCGCTTTTTCAAGCTCCTTCTGGCGATCTTTTTTTGGCATTCTAAAATAAATATCGCGGATGGGAAGCTTTTTAAGATCGCTCACCTTCACTTGTGGAAAAGTCTTCTGGCATACATCAGGAGTCGATTGGCGCAGGATAAAGGCCATTAGGGGGCTGTTCAACAGGGCAACAATATAGCTGTGAGCGTACCCCGCAAGCCCGCCACATGCAAGTATACTGTTCCTGAAATAAGTTTGTTCTTCA
Encoded here:
- the radA gene encoding DNA repair protein RadA, giving the protein MKKQTRFVCQSCGFETAKWLGKCQGCEGWNTLVEEVITASPVSKAGARPSATSLPSSIADISEEDQTRWLSGIDEFDRVLGGGIVPGAIMLIGGDPGIGKSTLLTQVANLFSSVIGPSLYISGEESVRQVKIRAQRLGIVSKDMMVASETELSAIIGLIDYAKPQLVVIDSIQSTYDAEMESAPASVSQVRGCATALQRLAKADSIPIFLVGHVTKEGAIAGPRVLEHLVDTVLFFEGDNQGAFRVLRAVKNRFGPTDEIGVFEMREQGLEPVENASAMLLAERPTDSPGSAVVAAMEGSRSLLAEVQALTTPTYLNNPRRVVSGVDYNRLSLVMAVLEKRLGFRLGTHDVFVNIAGGIKVVEPAVDLAALVSIASSMRDQTLEPTTVVFGEVGLGGEVRAVNHVERRLREAARMGFDKAIVPRRNLERLNGNLPINVRGVQNVAQALEA